One part of the Halopenitus persicus genome encodes these proteins:
- a CDS encoding VanZ family protein, with translation MSRDPGRGSTETTPGRSVPGDRHRWRWPARVALLVLVVSLLPVPGRGAAGGGSAAIPVPFGLDPFVASHLLGYAVLAACCLRALETGTAASPERSRLRLLAVAVMLTAGYGAAIEALQVPIPWRSGGVADAGINAVGAISGVVADSVGRWRRRSRC, from the coding sequence ATGTCTCGAGATCCGGGCCGCGGTTCGACCGAGACGACTCCGGGACGTTCCGTCCCCGGCGATCGCCACCGCTGGCGATGGCCGGCACGCGTCGCGCTCCTCGTGCTCGTGGTCTCGCTCCTGCCGGTTCCGGGCCGCGGGGCTGCCGGCGGCGGTTCGGCGGCCATCCCCGTCCCCTTCGGCCTCGATCCGTTCGTCGCCAGCCACCTCCTCGGGTACGCGGTTCTCGCGGCGTGCTGTCTGCGAGCGCTCGAGACAGGCACGGCGGCGTCCCCGGAGCGATCGCGGCTCCGCCTCCTCGCGGTCGCGGTTATGCTCACGGCGGGTTACGGCGCGGCCATCGAGGCCCTTCAGGTCCCGATCCCGTGGCGCTCGGGCGGGGTGGCTGACGCCGGGATCAACGCGGTCGGAGCGATATCTGGCGTCGTCGCCGATTCGGTCGGTCGCTGGCGCCGTCGGTCCCGATGCTGA
- a CDS encoding DUF309 domain-containing protein, with the protein MDDHTRDPGVAPPLGNPTGWRRGDRVWEHATLRRATEHGVRLFNAGAYHESHDCFEDEWFNYGSGSTESAYLHGMVQVAAGAHKRADFGNDDGMRSLFETALTYLHGVPEDFYGVDVADVRVTIRAALEDPTTIDDWRITIDDARPDAYPADYEYVDDLEG; encoded by the coding sequence ATGGACGACCACACCCGGGATCCGGGCGTCGCGCCGCCGCTGGGAAACCCGACCGGGTGGCGCCGCGGCGACCGGGTCTGGGAGCATGCGACGCTCCGCCGGGCGACCGAACACGGGGTGCGGCTGTTCAACGCGGGCGCGTACCACGAGTCCCACGACTGTTTCGAGGACGAGTGGTTCAACTACGGGTCCGGGTCGACCGAGTCGGCGTACCTCCACGGAATGGTCCAGGTCGCGGCCGGGGCGCACAAGCGGGCCGACTTCGGAAATGATGACGGGATGCGGTCGCTCTTCGAAACGGCGCTGACGTACCTTCACGGCGTCCCCGAGGACTTCTACGGGGTGGACGTCGCGGACGTGCGCGTCACGATCCGGGCCGCCCTCGAGGACCCGACGACGATCGACGACTGGCGGATCACGATCGACGACGCCCGTCCCGACGCGTATCCGGCGGACTACGAGTACGTGGACGACCTCGAGGGGTGA
- a CDS encoding methionine synthase, whose amino-acid sequence MVRVPDANRDQFRPASHPNDHFLLTTVVGSYPKPKWLNRADDLVEDPDSKFDADDLAEAHDDACRLITHEHERAGLDTVVDGEMRRNEMVEFFAHRIPGYEFNGPVKVWGHNYFDKPSVVEPVEYDEPWLVDEFEFTSDVAERPVKVPITGPYTLGFWAFNEAYETTEDLVYDLADLVNEEVEALVDAGAQYIQIDEPALATTPEDHAIVHEALDRITAGIDDDVRIGLHVCYGDYSRIYPELNDFPIDEFDVELCNGDYEQVEVFTDPDFEPDLALGVVDAHTAEVESVAEIKRNIKQGLRIVPPEKLTISPDCGLKLLPREIAYGKTENMVTAAREVEAELDAGTIDLENPLADE is encoded by the coding sequence ATGGTTCGAGTCCCCGACGCCAACCGCGACCAGTTCCGCCCGGCATCGCACCCGAACGACCACTTCCTGTTGACGACCGTCGTCGGCTCGTACCCGAAGCCGAAGTGGCTCAACCGTGCCGACGACCTCGTCGAGGATCCCGACTCGAAGTTCGACGCCGACGACCTCGCCGAGGCCCACGACGACGCATGCCGGCTCATCACCCACGAACACGAGCGGGCGGGCCTCGATACCGTGGTCGACGGCGAGATGCGCCGCAACGAGATGGTCGAGTTCTTCGCCCACCGGATCCCTGGATACGAGTTCAACGGTCCGGTGAAGGTGTGGGGTCACAACTACTTCGACAAGCCGTCCGTCGTCGAGCCGGTCGAGTACGACGAACCCTGGCTCGTCGACGAGTTCGAGTTCACGAGCGACGTCGCCGAGCGGCCGGTCAAGGTGCCGATCACCGGACCCTACACGCTCGGGTTCTGGGCGTTCAACGAGGCCTACGAGACGACCGAGGACCTGGTGTACGACCTGGCCGACCTCGTCAACGAGGAGGTCGAGGCGCTGGTCGACGCCGGCGCGCAGTACATCCAGATCGACGAGCCGGCGCTCGCGACGACCCCGGAGGACCACGCCATCGTCCACGAGGCGCTCGATCGGATCACGGCCGGGATCGACGACGACGTTCGGATCGGCCTGCACGTCTGTTACGGGGACTACTCGCGGATCTACCCCGAGCTCAACGACTTCCCGATCGACGAGTTCGACGTCGAGCTGTGCAACGGCGACTACGAGCAGGTCGAGGTGTTCACCGACCCCGACTTCGAGCCGGACCTGGCGCTCGGCGTCGTCGACGCCCACACCGCCGAGGTGGAGTCGGTCGCGGAGATCAAACGGAACATCAAACAGGGGCTGCGGATCGTGCCGCCGGAGAAGCTCACGATCTCGCCCGACTGCGGGCTCAAGCTCCTGCCCCGTGAGATCGCCTACGGCAAGACCGAGAACATGGTGACGGCCGCCCGCGAGGTCGAGGCCGAGCTCGACGCGGGCACGATCGACCTCGAGAACCCGCTCGCGGACGAGTAG
- a CDS encoding cold-shock protein, producing the protein MSKGTVDFFNDTGGYGFISTDDADDDVFFHMEDVGGPDLEEGQDVEFEIEDAPKGPRATNVVRN; encoded by the coding sequence ATGTCGAAAGGTACGGTTGACTTCTTCAACGACACTGGCGGCTACGGTTTCATCTCGACTGACGACGCGGACGACGACGTGTTCTTCCACATGGAGGACGTCGGCGGTCCTGACCTCGAGGAGGGGCAGGACGTCGAGTTCGAGATCGAGGACGCCCCGAAGGGCCCGCGCGCGACGAACGTCGTTCGCAACTAG
- a CDS encoding Lrp/AsnC family transcriptional regulator — protein MDLDETDRAILRVLRADARTPFSEIARRVNGTSDSVRDRVSRMEDAGVIEGYHAAVNAPALGYDVEALVSLEVTQRNVDDVLAALATIDAVRDRHLTAGEWDLVLRVVVEDVDALRTLVHDRIPRIEDVVRSRTTLVLDTETGTGGLQS, from the coding sequence ATGGACCTCGACGAGACGGACCGCGCGATCCTTCGCGTTCTCCGTGCGGACGCCCGAACCCCCTTCTCGGAGATCGCCCGCCGGGTGAACGGAACGAGCGATTCGGTCCGCGACCGGGTGAGTCGAATGGAGGACGCGGGCGTAATCGAGGGGTACCACGCGGCCGTGAACGCCCCGGCGCTCGGCTACGACGTCGAGGCGCTCGTCAGCCTTGAGGTGACCCAGCGCAACGTCGACGACGTTCTCGCGGCGCTCGCGACGATCGACGCGGTCCGCGACCGCCATCTCACGGCCGGGGAGTGGGACCTCGTGCTCCGGGTCGTCGTTGAGGACGTCGACGCGCTCCGGACGCTCGTCCACGACCGGATCCCCCGGATCGAGGACGTGGTTCGGTCGCGAACGACGCTCGTGTTGGACACGGAGACGGGCACGGGCGGCCTGCAGTCGTGA
- a CDS encoding alpha/beta hydrolase, which yields MTDANDPETVLIPGGRDVRASLDRADGSDHERADGSDHERADGSDRDPGGDETTACVVACPPHPQHGGTRHDGRLQAVSTTLRDRGIDCLRFDYGAWDGGAGELADVRSALAWASDRYDRVGLFGYSFGGCLALVAAAKFGDAAAGSALTAVSALAPARRVAPDVDAAAAVDRIAVPLQVVYGTRDDTAEWGPVVEAARERAGERGTDAVSVVELEADHFFVGRTDRIGGTVGSWLADRVAIDDDR from the coding sequence ATGACCGACGCCAACGATCCCGAGACGGTCCTGATCCCCGGCGGTCGCGACGTCCGGGCGAGTCTCGATCGGGCGGATGGGAGCGACCACGAGCGGGCGGATGGGAGCGACCACGAGCGGGCGGATGGGAGCGACCGTGATCCGGGTGGCGACGAGACGACGGCGTGCGTGGTCGCCTGTCCGCCGCACCCGCAACACGGCGGCACCCGTCACGACGGGCGCCTCCAAGCGGTCTCGACGACGCTTCGGGATCGCGGGATCGACTGCCTCCGGTTCGATTACGGCGCCTGGGACGGCGGCGCCGGCGAGCTGGCTGACGTCCGGAGCGCGCTGGCGTGGGCGAGCGACCGCTACGATCGGGTCGGCCTCTTCGGCTACTCCTTCGGCGGCTGTCTGGCCCTGGTCGCGGCCGCGAAATTCGGAGATGCTGCGGCGGGATCGGCCCTCACGGCGGTCTCGGCGCTCGCGCCGGCTCGCCGGGTGGCGCCGGACGTCGACGCGGCCGCGGCGGTCGACCGGATCGCGGTGCCCCTGCAGGTCGTCTACGGCACGCGGGACGACACCGCGGAGTGGGGTCCCGTCGTCGAGGCGGCACGCGAGCGTGCGGGCGAGCGAGGGACGGACGCGGTCTCGGTCGTCGAGCTCGAGGCGGACCACTTCTTCGTCGGCCGCACGGACCGGATCGGCGGGACGGTCGGCTCGTGGCTCGCCGACCGGGTTGCGATCGATGACGATCGCTGA
- a CDS encoding 5-methyltetrahydropteroyltriglutamate--homocysteine methyltransferase: MTERVATTPGLFPLPDWAKETLSDLKGHQKGDLLSGDEGPEIVSTYADVRTELIDDQLEAGLDRVVEGQPRWDDMIAHPLTVADGVETGGIVRYYDNNNFYRDPRVVSEPTASGDVAAELESAAERVPDDVGLQAVLPGPYSLSELATNETGADAEAFRETIAEFLAAEVEKLGAHETLFLLEPSLVEQPPADGVDAQASAAIDRVASATDADVVVHTYWGAIPEKPYAHLLDADIDAVGIDLVAGDRDDSVYNVQEYGAPDSVALGVVDGQNTLVEEPETIADRVEWFEDQLPVGDFETTYVTSNTELFYLPENKYQAKLNALAAGVEVLS; encoded by the coding sequence ATGACTGAACGTGTCGCGACCACGCCGGGGCTGTTTCCGCTCCCGGACTGGGCGAAAGAGACCCTCTCGGATCTGAAGGGTCACCAGAAGGGTGACCTCTTGAGCGGCGACGAGGGGCCGGAGATCGTCTCGACGTACGCCGACGTCCGAACCGAACTGATCGACGACCAGCTCGAGGCCGGGCTGGACCGCGTCGTCGAGGGACAGCCGCGGTGGGACGACATGATCGCCCACCCGCTGACCGTCGCCGACGGCGTCGAGACCGGCGGAATCGTCCGCTATTACGACAACAACAACTTCTACCGCGACCCGCGGGTCGTCTCGGAGCCGACCGCGAGCGGGGACGTCGCCGCGGAGCTGGAATCGGCGGCCGAACGCGTTCCGGACGACGTGGGGCTCCAGGCGGTCCTTCCGGGCCCGTACTCGCTGTCCGAGCTGGCCACGAACGAGACGGGCGCGGACGCCGAGGCGTTCCGCGAGACGATCGCCGAGTTCCTGGCTGCGGAGGTCGAGAAGCTGGGCGCCCACGAGACGCTGTTCCTGCTCGAGCCGTCGCTCGTGGAGCAGCCGCCCGCCGACGGCGTGGACGCGCAGGCCAGCGCGGCGATCGACCGCGTCGCGTCGGCGACCGACGCCGACGTCGTGGTGCACACCTACTGGGGAGCGATCCCGGAGAAGCCGTACGCCCACCTGCTGGACGCCGACATCGACGCGGTCGGGATCGACCTCGTCGCGGGCGACCGGGACGACTCGGTGTACAACGTCCAGGAGTACGGCGCGCCGGATTCGGTCGCGCTGGGCGTCGTCGACGGCCAGAACACGCTCGTCGAGGAGCCCGAGACGATCGCGGACCGCGTCGAGTGGTTCGAGGACCAGCTCCCGGTCGGCGACTTCGAGACGACCTACGTCACCTCGAACACCGAGCTGTTCTACCTGCCGGAGAACAAGTATCAAGCCAAGCTGAACGCCCTCGCCGCGGGCGTGGAGGTGCTTTCCTGA
- a CDS encoding DUF7117 family protein — MKVRGERECVSCGTQWSYYETGEVACPECGSVQSVGIAERRRHTDSPAELDLTAHRARFGEASGPLPEEGVDDLKRDLRGYVRKRGFIDGGDLRGLDDDVLLAAYELLQVVDAVDRLPDPDERDRDYLLRLLAGADGGDRPAPEDVPPNLHAARGLATVAAVEAYREDLRTHLEDLTADGADGDRDLEAARDVLESLRDRSKRVESLQGDVDPETAETLVRAADDLGRYLRTGRPDALESARDRLSEPVV; from the coding sequence ATGAAGGTCCGCGGCGAACGGGAGTGCGTGTCCTGCGGGACCCAGTGGTCCTACTACGAGACCGGCGAGGTCGCGTGTCCGGAGTGCGGGAGCGTCCAAAGCGTCGGGATCGCGGAGCGCCGCCGCCACACCGACTCGCCGGCGGAGCTCGACTTGACGGCCCACCGAGCCCGCTTCGGCGAGGCGAGCGGGCCGCTTCCGGAGGAGGGCGTCGACGACCTCAAACGTGACCTCCGCGGGTACGTTCGCAAGCGCGGGTTCATCGACGGCGGCGATCTACGGGGGCTGGACGACGACGTTCTGTTGGCCGCCTACGAGCTGCTGCAGGTCGTCGACGCCGTCGACCGCCTCCCGGATCCGGACGAGCGTGACCGCGACTACCTCCTCCGCCTGCTGGCCGGCGCGGACGGGGGCGACCGACCGGCACCCGAGGACGTCCCGCCGAACCTCCACGCGGCGCGCGGGCTCGCGACCGTGGCGGCGGTCGAGGCCTACCGCGAGGACCTGCGGACCCACCTCGAGGACCTGACCGCGGACGGGGCGGACGGCGACCGCGACCTCGAGGCAGCGCGGGACGTCCTCGAGTCGCTCCGCGACCGCAGCAAACGCGTCGAATCCCTCCAGGGGGACGTCGATCCCGAGACCGCCGAGACGCTCGTGCGGGCGGCCGACGACCTCGGTCGCTACCTCCGAACCGGCCGGCCGGACGCCCTCGAGAGCGCACGCGACCGGCTGTCGGAACCCGTCGTCTGA
- a CDS encoding DUF5778 family protein, whose protein sequence is MSETLDEDLYQRTMALIEPGDVDLIGCIVHSTYDGQSDLEMHELTVTINEVIAEAAGSGETYIEAGNDDPDFSSNQFQGRTLADESFVWECQQLLREGTFDLVFYYEAGADQDAIVEGIEALEGVDRVTPVP, encoded by the coding sequence ATGAGCGAGACGCTGGACGAGGACCTCTATCAGCGCACGATGGCGCTGATCGAGCCGGGAGACGTCGATCTGATCGGCTGTATCGTCCACTCGACGTACGACGGCCAGTCGGACCTGGAGATGCACGAGTTGACCGTCACGATCAACGAGGTGATCGCCGAGGCCGCCGGATCGGGCGAGACCTACATCGAGGCCGGCAACGACGATCCCGACTTCTCATCGAACCAGTTCCAGGGACGCACCCTCGCGGACGAGTCGTTCGTCTGGGAGTGTCAACAGCTGCTCCGGGAGGGGACCTTCGACCTGGTCTTCTACTATGAGGCGGGCGCCGACCAGGACGCGATCGTCGAGGGAATCGAGGCGCTCGAGGGCGTCGACCGCGTCACGCCGGTGCCCTGA
- the folD gene encoding bifunctional methylenetetrahydrofolate dehydrogenase/methenyltetrahydrofolate cyclohydrolase FolD encodes MTDIIDGNAVAEDVRAAIAERVETLTESGSRPGLATVLMSDDPASETYVSMKQRDCEEVGIEGIHVEIDPEAPADELYATIDELNADDSVHGILVQLPVPDHVDEREVLRRIDPEKDVDGFHPENVGRLVAGNARFKPCTPHGVLKLLEAHDVETEGADAVIVGRSDIVGKPMANLLIQKAPQGNATVTVCHSRTEDLAAHTRDADIVIAAVGVPEFIDGSMIREGATVIDVGVNRVETDDGEGTELVGDVEYDSVADVAGAITPVPGGVGPMTRAMLLYNTVKAASLQTGVEVELP; translated from the coding sequence ATGACCGATATCATCGACGGCAACGCCGTTGCCGAGGACGTTCGTGCCGCGATCGCCGAGCGCGTCGAGACGCTGACCGAGTCCGGGTCGCGCCCCGGCCTGGCGACGGTCCTGATGAGCGACGACCCGGCCAGCGAGACGTACGTCTCGATGAAACAGCGCGACTGCGAGGAGGTCGGCATCGAGGGGATCCACGTCGAGATCGATCCCGAGGCCCCCGCGGACGAGCTCTACGCGACGATCGACGAGCTCAACGCCGACGACTCCGTGCACGGCATCCTCGTCCAGCTGCCCGTCCCCGACCACGTCGACGAGCGCGAGGTCCTCCGCCGGATCGACCCCGAGAAGGACGTCGACGGGTTCCATCCGGAGAACGTCGGCCGGCTCGTCGCCGGCAACGCCCGGTTTAAACCGTGTACGCCCCACGGCGTCCTGAAGCTGCTGGAGGCCCACGACGTCGAGACGGAGGGCGCGGACGCCGTGATCGTCGGTCGGTCCGACATCGTCGGCAAGCCGATGGCCAACCTGCTGATCCAGAAGGCGCCGCAGGGCAACGCCACCGTCACCGTCTGCCACTCCCGGACCGAGGACCTGGCCGCCCACACCCGGGACGCCGACATCGTGATCGCCGCGGTCGGGGTCCCGGAGTTCATCGACGGCTCGATGATCCGGGAGGGCGCGACCGTCATCGACGTCGGCGTCAACCGCGTCGAGACCGACGACGGCGAGGGAACCGAACTCGTCGGCGACGTCGAGTACGACTCCGTCGCCGACGTGGCCGGCGCGATCACGCCGGTCCCCGGCGGCGTCGGCCCGATGACTCGCGCGATGTTACTGTACAATACCGTCAAAGCAGCGAGCCTGCAGACCGGCGTCGAGGTCGAGTTACCGTAA
- a CDS encoding M14 family metallopeptidase: MRVVELGDGRPEIAVVAAIHGDEPCGPRAVERLLADEEEYERPVKLIVANEEALAAGERYLDTDLNRAFPGDPDADTHEGRLAHRLTSELTGCTTLALHSTQSYAEPFAVIDTMDELARGVAPHLPVEVVVQTDAFTEGRLIEHPHTIEVECGLQGSEEAADNAYWLVRAFLAATGALPAPGADGVVDAGGRDDVDVFRLADRIPKPPASDYEVFAHNFQRVDAGERFAAADGESIVAEEPFYPVLLSAYGYEREFGYAAEYVDTFG, from the coding sequence ATGCGCGTCGTCGAACTCGGAGACGGTCGCCCCGAGATCGCGGTTGTCGCGGCGATCCACGGGGACGAGCCCTGTGGTCCCCGTGCGGTCGAACGGCTCCTCGCGGACGAGGAGGAGTACGAGCGGCCGGTCAAGCTGATCGTCGCCAACGAGGAGGCACTCGCGGCCGGCGAGCGCTACCTCGATACGGACCTCAATCGGGCCTTTCCCGGCGATCCCGACGCCGACACCCACGAGGGACGGCTCGCCCATCGGCTCACCTCGGAGCTGACCGGGTGCACCACCCTCGCGCTGCACTCGACGCAGTCGTACGCCGAACCCTTCGCAGTCATCGACACGATGGACGAACTCGCCCGCGGCGTCGCCCCCCACCTTCCGGTGGAGGTGGTCGTCCAGACCGACGCGTTCACCGAAGGGCGGCTCATCGAGCACCCCCACACGATCGAAGTCGAGTGCGGCCTCCAGGGCTCCGAGGAGGCGGCCGACAACGCCTACTGGCTCGTGCGCGCGTTTCTCGCCGCGACCGGCGCGCTGCCGGCGCCGGGAGCCGACGGCGTCGTCGACGCCGGCGGCCGCGACGACGTCGACGTCTTTCGGCTCGCCGACCGGATCCCCAAGCCTCCCGCCAGCGACTACGAGGTGTTCGCGCACAACTTCCAACGCGTCGACGCCGGCGAACGCTTCGCGGCCGCCGACGGGGAGTCGATCGTCGCGGAGGAGCCCTTTTATCCGGTCCTGCTGTCGGCGTACGGCTACGAACGCGAGTTCGGCTACGCCGCCGAGTACGTGGACACCTTCGGCTAG
- a CDS encoding DUF63 family protein: MSDRLDERLDVSPETAWLATVVSIVIGVGAGAVAFPRTVYDGFLWRYFWGPVVADGEGAACAVRRGGVTEYLYSSDACAEAAAAAGSVVASPGYTTVSTVSYIVILLFALIGVLFLLRRLGIGEERRFFFALFPFVLLGGALRTIEDAGVAALDAGGQHLIPAPWTALFISPFIYVTVFAITLGCVVLAYALAARGLVDDYARPLFAMGAVAVVAAVGYLAFLAATTPFVGFNPAVIGSILVLATATTGVTWWLIGRYEPSINDGTGYIGLVVIWGHAIDGVANVIGLDWMPVLAGSANLVPKHVVNAAIVDWTARLLPPSVLAVTGDAWPFLIVKLAAATFVVWVFNDEMFAESPRYTVLLLVTVLAVGLGPGTRDMLRATFGI; encoded by the coding sequence ATGAGTGATCGGCTCGACGAGCGCCTCGACGTCTCCCCCGAGACGGCGTGGCTCGCAACCGTGGTCTCGATCGTGATCGGGGTCGGCGCCGGTGCGGTGGCGTTCCCCCGAACCGTCTACGACGGCTTCCTCTGGCGATACTTCTGGGGGCCCGTGGTCGCCGACGGCGAGGGAGCGGCCTGCGCGGTTCGCCGTGGCGGCGTGACCGAATATCTCTACTCCTCGGACGCGTGTGCGGAGGCCGCCGCGGCCGCCGGCTCGGTGGTTGCCTCGCCGGGATACACGACCGTCTCGACGGTCTCGTACATCGTCATCCTGCTGTTCGCGCTGATCGGGGTCCTCTTTTTGCTCCGCCGGCTCGGGATCGGCGAGGAGCGGCGGTTCTTCTTCGCGCTGTTCCCGTTCGTCCTCCTCGGGGGCGCCCTGCGGACGATCGAGGACGCGGGCGTTGCCGCGCTCGACGCGGGCGGCCAGCACCTGATCCCCGCGCCCTGGACCGCGCTGTTCATCAGCCCGTTCATCTACGTGACCGTGTTCGCGATCACGCTCGGCTGCGTGGTCCTCGCGTACGCCCTCGCGGCCCGCGGGCTGGTCGACGACTATGCGCGCCCGCTGTTCGCGATGGGGGCAGTGGCGGTCGTCGCCGCCGTCGGCTACCTCGCGTTCCTCGCGGCGACGACGCCCTTCGTCGGGTTCAATCCTGCGGTGATCGGTTCCATTCTCGTGCTCGCCACGGCGACGACCGGCGTGACCTGGTGGCTGATCGGGCGATACGAGCCGTCGATCAACGACGGAACCGGATACATCGGGCTCGTGGTCATCTGGGGTCACGCGATCGACGGCGTGGCGAACGTCATCGGCCTCGACTGGATGCCCGTTCTCGCGGGGAGCGCGAACCTCGTCCCGAAGCACGTGGTCAACGCCGCGATCGTCGACTGGACGGCGCGACTGCTGCCCCCGTCCGTGCTCGCGGTGACCGGCGACGCCTGGCCGTTTTTGATCGTGAAGCTCGCGGCCGCGACGTTCGTCGTCTGGGTGTTCAACGACGAGATGTTCGCGGAGTCGCCGCGGTACACGGTCCTGTTGCTGGTCACCGTTCTCGCCGTCGGCCTCGGACCGGGAACGCGGGACATGCTACGCGCGACGTTCGGGATCTGA
- a CDS encoding inositol monophosphatase family protein produces MTDTADRVTVAERAARAGARVAHDHFRTGIAVETKGGTADVVTEADRAAQREVIDVVREEFPEDAVVGEEDDALKAVPEDGAAWIVDPIDGTTNYVRNDRVWGTAVAAVVDGEPVAAAVAMPALEDVYVAGDAGAVRNDEPIAVSDVAHPEAALAAPAMWWPMDRREEYGNACAALLERFWDVRRIGSAQAMLSGIAHGSIDGAITNVVPNPWDSVAGVHLIRQAGGTVTDLAGDRWRHDSTGLVASNGEIHDELLAAAAEID; encoded by the coding sequence ATGACCGACACTGCCGATCGAGTCACGGTCGCCGAGCGCGCGGCCCGGGCCGGGGCCCGCGTCGCCCACGACCACTTCCGGACCGGGATCGCCGTCGAGACGAAGGGGGGGACGGCCGACGTCGTCACCGAGGCCGACCGCGCCGCCCAGCGGGAGGTCATCGACGTCGTTCGGGAGGAGTTCCCCGAGGACGCGGTCGTCGGCGAGGAGGACGACGCGCTGAAGGCGGTTCCCGAGGACGGCGCCGCCTGGATCGTCGACCCGATCGACGGGACGACCAACTACGTCCGGAACGATCGCGTCTGGGGGACCGCCGTCGCGGCGGTCGTGGACGGCGAGCCCGTCGCGGCCGCCGTCGCGATGCCGGCGCTCGAGGACGTCTACGTCGCCGGCGACGCGGGCGCGGTTCGAAACGACGAGCCGATCGCGGTCAGCGACGTGGCCCACCCGGAGGCCGCCCTCGCCGCGCCGGCGATGTGGTGGCCGATGGACCGCCGCGAGGAGTACGGGAACGCCTGCGCGGCGCTGCTCGAGCGCTTCTGGGACGTCCGCCGGATCGGCTCGGCCCAGGCGATGCTCTCGGGGATCGCCCACGGCAGCATCGACGGCGCGATCACGAACGTCGTTCCCAACCCCTGGGACTCGGTCGCGGGCGTCCACCTGATTCGACAGGCGGGGGGCACCGTGACCGACCTCGCGGGCGACCGCTGGCGGCACGACTCGACCGGGCTGGTCGCCTCCAACGGCGAGATCCACGACGAGCTGCTCGCGGCGGCCGCCGAGATCGACTGA
- the glyA gene encoding serine hydroxymethyltransferase — MNYDQVREADPAVADALEGELERQERTLAMIASENHASEAVLAAQGSVLTNKYAEGYPGSRYYAGCEYADDVEELAIERARELWGAEHVNVQPHSGTQANQAVYFAMLDPGDRILSLDLTHGGHLSHGHPANFVGQLYDVEQYEVDPDTGYIDYDGFRDLAESFDPDIIVSGYSAYPREVEWDRIQAAADAVDAYHLADMAHITGLVAAGVHDSPVGTADFVTGSTHKTIRAGRGGIVMCGDEHADAIDNAVFPGGQGGPLMHNIAGKAVGFKEALEPEFQEYAEQVVENARTLGDRLADHGLSLVSGGTDTHLVLVDLRESHPDLSGGDAEDALAAANIVLNGNTVPGETRSAFDPSGIRAGTAGLTTRGFGVEEIEEVADLIHRVVDNHDSEDVIYEVGERVNELCAAHPLYE, encoded by the coding sequence ATGAACTACGACCAGGTTCGGGAGGCCGACCCCGCGGTCGCCGACGCGCTCGAGGGTGAGCTCGAACGACAGGAACGGACGCTCGCGATGATCGCCAGCGAAAACCACGCCAGCGAGGCGGTGCTGGCGGCCCAGGGCAGCGTCCTCACGAACAAGTACGCCGAGGGGTACCCCGGCTCGCGGTACTACGCCGGCTGCGAGTACGCCGACGACGTCGAGGAGCTCGCGATCGAGCGGGCCCGGGAGCTGTGGGGCGCCGAGCACGTCAACGTCCAGCCCCACTCCGGGACCCAGGCCAACCAGGCGGTCTACTTCGCGATGCTCGACCCCGGCGACCGCATCCTGTCGCTGGATCTCACCCACGGCGGCCACCTCTCGCACGGCCATCCGGCCAACTTCGTCGGGCAGCTCTACGACGTCGAGCAGTACGAGGTCGATCCCGACACCGGCTACATCGACTACGATGGATTCCGCGACCTCGCCGAGTCGTTCGACCCCGACATCATCGTCTCGGGGTACTCGGCGTATCCCCGCGAGGTCGAGTGGGACCGAATCCAGGCGGCCGCCGACGCGGTCGACGCCTACCACCTCGCCGACATGGCCCACATCACCGGGCTCGTGGCCGCGGGCGTCCACGACTCGCCGGTCGGGACCGCCGACTTCGTCACCGGCTCGACCCACAAGACGATCCGCGCCGGTCGCGGCGGGATCGTGATGTGCGGGGACGAACACGCCGACGCGATCGACAACGCGGTGTTCCCGGGCGGGCAGGGCGGTCCCCTGATGCACAACATCGCCGGGAAGGCCGTCGGGTTCAAGGAGGCCCTCGAGCCCGAGTTCCAGGAGTACGCCGAGCAGGTCGTCGAGAACGCGCGGACGCTGGGCGACCGCCTGGCCGACCACGGCCTCTCGCTGGTCTCGGGCGGCACGGACACCCACCTCGTCCTCGTCGACCTGCGCGAGTCCCATCCCGACCTCAGCGGCGGCGACGCCGAGGACGCGCTCGCGGCAGCGAACATCGTCCTCAACGGGAACACGGTCCCCGGCGAGACGCGTTCGGCGTTCGATCCCTCCGGGATCCGAGCCGGAACCGCCGGGCTTACCACCCGCGGGTTCGGCGTCGAGGAGATCGAGGAGGTCGCCGACCTCATCCACCGCGTCGTCGACAACCACGACTCCGAGGACGTGATCTACGAGGTGGGCGAGCGCGTCAACGAACTCTGTGCGGCCCACCCGCTGTACGAGTGA